The sequence CCACGTCCGGACGCTGTTCGCGCACCAGCGGCACCACCTCGGCGCCGTCGGCGGCCTCGCCGACCACGGTGAGGTCCGGTTCGGCGTCGATGACCACCCGCAGGCCCGTCCGCACCAGCCGCTCGTCGTCGGCGATCACCACCCGCACCGGGCCGGCGGCCCCCGCCGCCCCGCGGTCGACCCCTGCCGTGCTCCTCGGACCGTTCACCCTTGCTCTCCTCCCGTACCCACCGGCAGCCGGACGGCCAGCCGCCACATCGTTCCGTCGTCCGTCGGCCCGGCCGCGCAGTCGCCGTTCAGGGCCGCCGCGCGTTCGCCGATCCCGCGCAGCCCGCGTCCGCCGCCGGGCCGGCCGGGCCGGAGCCGGTCGAGCGGATTGGTCAGCTCGATCCCCACCCATTCCTCGGCCAGCGAGACCCGCAGCCGGGCGGGTGCGGGCCCGGCGTGCCGCAGCACGTTGGTGAGGCCCTCCTGGACGATCCGGTACGCCTCGCGGGAGAACCCGGGCGGCAGCCGGTCCAGGCCCGGCGCCAGCTCGGCGTCCACCTGCACTCCCGTCCTGGCGAGTTGCCGCAACAGGTCGTCCAACCCGGCCAGGGTCGGTCCGGCCGTGCCGGCCTCGGCCCGCTCCTCCTCGCGGAGCAGCCCCAGTACCGCGTCCAGTTCGGCGACGGCGCCGCGTGCGGTCTCCTCGATGGCGGCCAGCGCCTCCGCCGCGAACTCCGGGTCGGTGCGCAGCACCCGGGCGGCGGCGGAGGCCTGGATGCCGACGGCACTCAGCGCGTGGCCGACCGAGTCGTGCAGTTCGCGGGCCAGCCGGTTGCGCTGGGCGAGCACGGTGGCGCGCCGCTCGGCGGCGGCCAGGCGCTCGTCCGGGGTCGGGCCGAGCAGTACGGGCGCCCAGCGGGCCAGCAGGCCGCCGAGGCCGGCGCTGGTGCCGACGATCAGCGCGAGCAGGGCCAGGCCCAGCACCGGGCCGGGCAGTGGTCCCGGTACGCCGCTGTCCTCCCAGAACCGCGTCAACTCCTCGAAGCCGACCGGGCGGAGGATCAGCATCAGCGCGAACGGCGTGCCGGTCAGCGTCATTCCGCTGACGATGCCGCCGAACGCGAGGTGCAGCACGAACCAGCCGGCCGACCGCCGCCGGGCCGCCCAGGACCGGGCCGGACCGGTCACCACCTCGCCCGCCCGGGCGGGCGCGCAGAGCGCGAGTGCGGCCGCCCCCTCCAGGGCCCGTACGGTCGGCACCAGCGCGGTGGCGGCGGCCATCGGGAGCGAGGTGGCGAGGGCGGCGAAGTAGAGCAGGACCTGGAGCAGCGGCCCCTTGCGTGGGTCGAGCGAGCCCAGCAGGACGGTGGACAGCAGCCAGTACGGCATCAGCAGCGCACCGCCGAGCACCAGGTGCACCCACCGCAGCCGGGCCTGCCGGCCGAACAGGGCGCGCAGCGTGCGGCGGACGGGGCCCGCGGCCCGGTCGGTCTCCGTGCCCGTGTCCGTGCCCGTGCTGCCGGTGCCGGTGCCGGTGCCGGTGCCGGTGCTGTGCTCCGTGCCCGTGCTCGCGTCCGCCTGCCGGTCGGCCCCCGCCCCCGTGATCATTGCGCAGACTCTACGTCAGCCGTCCGGATCCGGCGCGGGACCGACGTAGCCCGCGCGGTGTCCGGGACGGCCCGCGCGGTGTCCGGGACGGCCCGTGCGATGGTGGGGGCGGCGCCGG comes from Streptomyces sp. TLI_053 and encodes:
- a CDS encoding histidine kinase, encoding MITGAGADRQADASTGTEHSTGTGTGTGTGSTGTDTGTETDRAAGPVRRTLRALFGRQARLRWVHLVLGGALLMPYWLLSTVLLGSLDPRKGPLLQVLLYFAALATSLPMAAATALVPTVRALEGAAALALCAPARAGEVVTGPARSWAARRRSAGWFVLHLAFGGIVSGMTLTGTPFALMLILRPVGFEELTRFWEDSGVPGPLPGPVLGLALLALIVGTSAGLGGLLARWAPVLLGPTPDERLAAAERRATVLAQRNRLARELHDSVGHALSAVGIQASAAARVLRTDPEFAAEALAAIEETARGAVAELDAVLGLLREEERAEAGTAGPTLAGLDDLLRQLARTGVQVDAELAPGLDRLPPGFSREAYRIVQEGLTNVLRHAGPAPARLRVSLAEEWVGIELTNPLDRLRPGRPGGGRGLRGIGERAAALNGDCAAGPTDDGTMWRLAVRLPVGTGGEQG